One Streptomyces sp. CNQ-509 DNA window includes the following coding sequences:
- a CDS encoding recombinase family protein — translation MIVGFYYDVESSRKDLAARGQGRGHERFDIPVPRDGGIQDLLSAAESGERQFDAVICESIERVARRTYFGTLIEHRLEAAGVPLLAADEPISFSGSRTKKATQILTRRVKQGVAEWYVLEMLEKAWGGFEEHTIQGYNIGKPPYGYLADRIPHPVPARRSEGKTKTRLIPDPLCAPVVRKIFEWRVVERLSRSVIADRLNEDRVVNPPPSPPDPSRKIGRWTVSSVRDVLTNPKYTGHMVWNRRAMKTRTGKVNPVEDWVWSPQPAHPPLVSLETFIRARATPQERERSRSAPGTNTAHPQAASTYALRSFLFCAICDRRMFGKARRDRGFYVCAPKPQYIPPDHPKSMWIKETYLLEPLHEFFAARIFGPDRRELLAAALPEADASEGRRHAERDKALNDALTDLKKRRDRQFHTLELAEEPDRRFVQGVQARVADLDDQIQAMESEIASQR, via the coding sequence GTGATCGTCGGCTTCTACTACGACGTCGAATCCAGCCGTAAAGATCTGGCCGCGCGCGGACAGGGGCGCGGCCACGAACGCTTCGACATTCCCGTTCCCCGTGACGGAGGCATCCAGGATCTCCTCAGCGCGGCCGAGAGCGGTGAGCGGCAGTTCGATGCCGTCATCTGTGAGTCCATCGAGCGTGTCGCCCGGCGCACCTATTTCGGAACCCTCATCGAGCATCGCCTCGAAGCTGCTGGCGTACCTCTGCTGGCCGCTGACGAACCAATCAGCTTCTCCGGCTCACGCACCAAGAAGGCCACGCAGATCCTCACCCGCCGGGTCAAACAGGGCGTGGCCGAGTGGTACGTCCTGGAAATGCTAGAGAAGGCGTGGGGCGGCTTCGAAGAGCACACCATCCAGGGCTACAACATCGGCAAGCCGCCCTACGGCTACCTCGCCGACCGCATTCCTCATCCTGTCCCCGCACGCCGCAGCGAGGGTAAGACCAAGACCCGCCTCATCCCCGACCCGCTCTGTGCCCCCGTCGTTCGCAAGATCTTCGAATGGCGAGTCGTCGAGCGCCTCAGCCGATCGGTGATCGCCGACCGCCTCAACGAGGACCGGGTCGTGAACCCGCCACCTTCCCCGCCGGACCCGTCACGAAAGATCGGGCGCTGGACCGTATCCAGCGTCCGCGACGTGCTCACCAACCCGAAGTACACCGGCCACATGGTCTGGAACCGCCGCGCCATGAAGACGCGCACCGGCAAGGTCAATCCGGTCGAGGACTGGGTGTGGTCGCCGCAGCCCGCCCACCCTCCGCTGGTCTCCCTCGAAACTTTCATCCGCGCTCGAGCAACGCCCCAGGAGCGCGAGCGCTCGCGCAGCGCACCCGGGACGAACACAGCCCACCCCCAGGCCGCCAGCACGTACGCGCTGCGCTCGTTCCTGTTCTGTGCAATCTGCGACCGACGTATGTTCGGCAAAGCGAGGCGAGACCGCGGCTTCTACGTCTGCGCCCCCAAACCCCAGTACATCCCACCGGACCACCCGAAGAGCATGTGGATCAAGGAGACCTACCTCCTGGAGCCACTGCACGAGTTCTTCGCCGCACGAATCTTCGGCCCCGACCGAAGGGAGCTGCTGGCTGCTGCACTGCCCGAGGCCGATGCCAGCGAAGGACGCCGGCACGCAGAACGAGACAAGGCCCTCAACGACGCTCTGACGGATCTCAAGAAGCGACGCGACCGCCAGTTCCACACACTCGAACTCGCCGAAGAACCCGACCGCCGGTTCGTCCAAGGGGTTCAGGCGCGGGTCGCCGACCTCGATGATCAGATCCAGGCCATGGAATCGGAGATCGCCAGCCAGCGGTAA
- a CDS encoding IS630 family transposase, which translates to MPGPKPLPVVLSDEELRVLRRWLRKQTAAQALVLRSRIVLACAEGLPNAQVAEDLGISRETVRKWRARFVKDRLEGLTDRPRPGPPRRITDEQVEALVTKTLDEKPSSGDSHWSTRSMAEATGMSQSAVSRIWRAFGLKPHTVETWKLSTDPEFVTKVRDVVGIYLCPPENALVLAVDEKSQIQALDRTQPVLPMAPTTPARMTHDYVRHNTTSLFAALDIAFRSVIAQHYRRHRHTEFLRFLKTIDAAVPKDLDLHLVLDNYATHKTEAAKKWLLRHPRFHLHFTPTSASWLNLVERWFAELTRRKLRRSAHRSVIELERDIRGWINEWNKNPKPFVWTKTADEILENLAAYCQRINDSRH; encoded by the coding sequence ATGCCTGGTCCGAAGCCGTTGCCGGTGGTGCTGTCCGACGAAGAACTCCGTGTATTGCGACGCTGGTTGAGGAAGCAGACGGCTGCTCAGGCTCTGGTGCTGAGGTCCCGGATTGTGCTGGCGTGTGCGGAGGGCTTGCCGAACGCGCAGGTCGCGGAGGACCTGGGGATTTCGCGGGAGACGGTACGCAAGTGGCGGGCGAGGTTCGTCAAAGACCGGCTGGAGGGCCTGACGGACAGGCCGCGTCCGGGGCCGCCGCGCAGGATCACGGACGAGCAGGTCGAGGCACTGGTGACCAAGACCCTGGACGAGAAGCCGTCGTCGGGGGATTCGCACTGGTCGACGCGGTCGATGGCCGAAGCGACCGGCATGTCGCAGTCCGCGGTCTCGCGGATCTGGCGGGCGTTCGGGCTCAAGCCCCACACCGTGGAGACGTGGAAGCTGTCCACGGACCCGGAGTTCGTCACCAAGGTCCGCGACGTCGTCGGGATCTACCTCTGCCCGCCGGAGAACGCGCTGGTCCTGGCGGTGGACGAGAAGTCGCAGATCCAGGCCCTGGACCGCACCCAGCCAGTGCTGCCCATGGCCCCGACGACGCCGGCGAGGATGACCCACGACTATGTCCGCCACAACACCACCAGCCTGTTCGCCGCCCTCGACATCGCCTTCCGATCGGTCATAGCCCAGCACTACCGGCGCCACCGCCACACCGAGTTCCTGCGCTTCCTGAAAACCATCGACGCGGCCGTCCCGAAGGACCTTGACCTGCACCTGGTCCTGGACAACTACGCCACCCACAAGACCGAAGCGGCCAAGAAGTGGCTGCTGCGCCACCCGCGCTTCCACCTGCACTTCACCCCCACCTCCGCATCCTGGCTGAACCTCGTCGAGCGCTGGTTCGCCGAGCTGACCCGCCGCAAACTCCGCCGCTCGGCCCACCGCAGCGTCATCGAGCTGGAACGCGACATCCGCGGCTGGATCAACGAGTGGAACAAGAACCCCAAGCCGTTCGTGTGGACCAAGACCGCCGACGAGATCCTCGAAAACCTCGCCGCATACTGCCAGCGAATTAACGACTCAAGACACTAG